One window from the genome of Stigmatella aurantiaca encodes:
- a CDS encoding MerR family transcriptional regulator, which translates to MSTTNAQTEWKLAELAAAVGVSPRTVRYYVQRGLLPAPPFRGPDTVYGEEHRVRLKAIRVLQARFLPLDAIQAELARLSPEALRELADAALPTALLPPPVASEPEAPPAVSLPGASGGRTAAKGYQRWELAPGLELHLSDSADEKTRALAERMRALIEQAEGR; encoded by the coding sequence GTGAGCACGACGAACGCACAGACCGAGTGGAAGCTGGCGGAGCTGGCCGCCGCGGTGGGCGTCTCGCCCCGCACGGTGCGCTACTACGTCCAGCGCGGGCTGCTCCCCGCCCCACCGTTCCGGGGACCGGACACGGTGTACGGCGAGGAGCACCGGGTGCGGCTCAAGGCCATCCGCGTGCTCCAGGCGCGGTTTCTCCCGCTGGATGCCATCCAGGCGGAGCTGGCCCGCCTGAGCCCCGAGGCGCTGCGGGAGCTGGCCGACGCCGCGCTGCCCACGGCCCTCCTGCCGCCGCCGGTGGCCTCGGAACCGGAAGCCCCCCCGGCGGTGTCCCTCCCGGGCGCCTCGGGTGGGCGGACGGCGGCGAAGGGCTACCAGCGGTGGGAGCTGGCCCCGGGGTTGGAGCTGCACCTGTCGGATTCGGCGGACGAGAAGACCCGCGCGCTGGCGGAACGCATGCGCGCCCTCATCGAACAAGCGGAAGGAAGGTAA
- a CDS encoding DUF2721 domain-containing protein — protein MDAPLEVDISSIRVIGAAVTPAVMVSGCGILATGLDNQVARITTRIRDMVREWRTLPEGHRRRGVLRQEVAIMDRRHALLARALMLDYAAILSFVVTSLLYLLQRRFGVPEVAPVVSFSLGVVLLGGIAVFALASLRLSRRALALEKQELFEEPSHPEPP, from the coding sequence ATGGACGCACCCCTGGAAGTCGACATCTCCTCCATCCGGGTCATCGGCGCGGCGGTGACCCCCGCAGTGATGGTGTCCGGGTGCGGCATCCTGGCGACGGGCCTGGACAACCAGGTGGCGCGCATCACCACGCGGATTCGGGACATGGTGCGCGAGTGGCGGACGCTGCCCGAGGGGCACCGGCGGCGCGGGGTGCTGCGCCAGGAGGTGGCCATCATGGACCGGCGGCATGCGCTGCTGGCCCGGGCGCTCATGCTGGACTACGCGGCGATCCTGTCCTTCGTGGTGACGTCGCTGCTGTACTTGCTGCAGCGGCGCTTCGGGGTGCCCGAGGTGGCCCCGGTGGTGTCGTTCTCCCTGGGCGTCGTCCTCCTGGGCGGCATCGCCGTGTTCGCGCTGGCCTCACTGCGGCTCAGCCGCCGGGCCCTCGCGCTGGAGAAGCAGGAGCTCTTCGAGGAGCCCTCCCACCCCGAGCCGCCGTGA
- a CDS encoding amidohydrolase — MKTTLYVAERVRTLDAARPLAEALVVRGDKVLAVGSRAEVQAAAGAGAREVDLGAAILVPGLVDAHAHIAGLGLSLTTARLEGAGSVEEVVRRLGAAPDTCFQGDWLLGKGWDQNAWPGRVFPGRAELDARFASTPVCLMRVDHHAFWVNGEALRRAGIGRGTVDPDGGRIVRDAAGEPTGVLIDNAMDLVSAVLPEPTNAQRETRLRVALERCAQVGLTGVHDAGMDWESFRKLREWDAAGHLPLRVYAMAAGQGAERHAYLENGPHEGRMLTMRGAKLLADGALGSRGAALHEDYSDEPGQRGLLLLSPEELEARARAFMSRGFQVCIHAIGDRANTLVVDVLIQCAQETGTRGLRHRVEHAQILRREDIQRLGAAGLVASVQPTHATSDMGWAEARLGRERLAGSYAWRSLKDAGACLALGSDFPIENPDVLAGLYAARTRQDAAGWPEGGWWPQERLTAEEALEGFTVGPAWASFAEGRRGRLMPGMDADFVALSVDPVEGPAAALREAKVLATVVAGAEVFRA, encoded by the coding sequence GTGAAAACGACTCTCTATGTCGCGGAGCGGGTGCGGACCCTGGATGCGGCCCGGCCGTTGGCCGAGGCCCTGGTGGTGCGCGGAGACAAGGTGCTCGCGGTGGGCTCGCGCGCCGAGGTGCAGGCGGCCGCGGGGGCGGGGGCCCGGGAGGTGGACCTGGGCGCCGCCATCCTCGTGCCCGGCCTGGTGGATGCCCACGCGCACATCGCGGGCCTGGGGCTCAGCCTGACGACGGCGCGGCTGGAGGGCGCGGGCTCGGTGGAAGAGGTGGTGCGCCGGTTGGGGGCCGCGCCGGACACCTGCTTCCAGGGAGACTGGCTGCTGGGCAAGGGCTGGGACCAGAACGCCTGGCCGGGGCGGGTGTTTCCGGGCCGGGCGGAGCTGGACGCGCGCTTTGCCTCGACGCCCGTGTGCCTCATGCGGGTGGACCACCATGCCTTCTGGGTGAATGGTGAGGCGCTGCGGCGCGCGGGCATCGGCCGGGGGACGGTGGATCCGGACGGCGGACGCATCGTGCGGGACGCGGCGGGCGAGCCCACCGGGGTGCTCATCGACAACGCGATGGACCTGGTGAGCGCGGTGCTCCCCGAGCCCACGAATGCGCAGCGGGAGACGCGGCTGCGCGTGGCGCTGGAGCGCTGTGCGCAGGTGGGGCTGACGGGGGTGCACGACGCGGGGATGGACTGGGAGTCCTTCCGGAAGCTGCGGGAGTGGGACGCGGCGGGGCACCTGCCGCTGCGGGTGTACGCGATGGCGGCGGGCCAGGGCGCGGAGCGTCACGCGTACCTGGAGAATGGCCCCCACGAGGGGCGGATGCTGACGATGCGAGGGGCGAAGCTGCTGGCGGACGGGGCGCTCGGCTCGCGCGGGGCGGCGCTGCACGAGGACTACAGCGACGAGCCGGGGCAGCGGGGCCTGCTGCTGCTCTCCCCCGAGGAGTTGGAGGCGCGGGCGCGGGCCTTCATGTCGCGGGGCTTCCAGGTGTGCATCCACGCCATCGGCGACCGGGCGAACACGCTGGTGGTGGACGTGCTGATCCAGTGCGCGCAGGAGACGGGGACGCGCGGGCTGCGCCACCGGGTAGAGCACGCACAGATTCTCCGGCGGGAGGACATCCAGCGGCTGGGAGCAGCGGGGCTGGTGGCCAGCGTGCAGCCCACGCACGCCACGAGCGACATGGGCTGGGCGGAGGCGCGGCTCGGCCGGGAGCGGCTCGCGGGCTCGTACGCGTGGCGAAGCCTGAAGGACGCGGGGGCGTGCCTGGCGCTAGGCAGCGACTTTCCCATCGAGAACCCGGACGTGCTGGCGGGGCTGTACGCGGCGCGGACGCGGCAGGACGCGGCGGGCTGGCCCGAGGGCGGCTGGTGGCCCCAGGAGCGGCTCACGGCCGAGGAGGCCCTGGAGGGCTTCACGGTGGGGCCCGCGTGGGCCTCGTTCGCGGAAGGGCGGCGCGGCCGGCTGATGCCCGGGATGGACGCGGACTTCGTGGCGCTCTCGGTGGATCCAGTGGAGGGGCCCGCGGCGGCGCTGCGGGAGGCGAAGGTGCTGGCCACCGTGGTGGCGGGGGCCGAGGTCTTCCGGGCCTGA
- the nhaR gene encoding transcriptional activator NhaR encodes MSWLNYHHLLYFWTVARAGSLAKAGEELHLAQPTISSQIKLLEESLGHKLFERQGRKLVLTDVGRTVMRYADEIFRLGNELKNVVGGLPPGQQLRLQVGVADVLPKVVAERLLQPALDAGPLRLVCREGPLPQLLSALALHELDVVLADAPSTDPVSVRTFNHLLGKCGVSFFAAAPHAYLRKDFPRSLDGAPVLLSSETSSIRQALDRWFEVQGVHPAVAGDFDDSALLMAFGQRGLGVFAMPSVIEAEVVRQFDVSVVGRTQEVETCFYAITVERKLRHPAVVAIAEAARSSLFGT; translated from the coding sequence GTGAGCTGGCTCAACTACCACCACCTCCTCTACTTCTGGACCGTGGCCCGCGCAGGCTCCCTCGCCAAGGCCGGTGAGGAGCTCCACCTCGCCCAGCCCACCATCAGCAGCCAGATCAAGCTCCTCGAGGAGTCCCTCGGCCACAAGCTCTTCGAGCGCCAGGGCCGCAAGCTCGTCCTTACCGACGTGGGCCGCACCGTCATGCGCTATGCCGATGAAATCTTCCGGCTCGGCAACGAGCTGAAGAACGTCGTCGGCGGCCTCCCCCCCGGCCAGCAGCTCCGCCTCCAGGTCGGCGTCGCCGACGTGCTGCCCAAGGTCGTCGCCGAGCGCCTCCTCCAGCCCGCCCTCGACGCCGGCCCCCTGCGCCTCGTGTGCCGCGAGGGCCCCCTGCCCCAGCTCCTCTCCGCACTCGCCCTGCACGAGCTGGACGTCGTGCTTGCCGACGCCCCCAGCACCGACCCCGTCAGCGTCCGGACCTTCAACCACCTGCTGGGCAAGTGCGGCGTCTCCTTCTTCGCAGCCGCCCCCCACGCCTATCTGCGCAAGGACTTCCCCCGCTCCCTGGATGGCGCCCCCGTGCTGCTCTCCTCGGAGACCAGCTCCATCCGCCAAGCCCTGGACCGGTGGTTCGAAGTCCAGGGCGTCCACCCCGCCGTCGCCGGGGACTTCGACGACAGCGCCCTGCTCATGGCCTTCGGCCAGCGGGGGCTCGGCGTCTTCGCCATGCCCTCCGTCATCGAGGCCGAGGTGGTCCGCCAGTTCGACGTGTCCGTCGTCGGCCGCACCCAGGAGGTGGAGACCTGCTTCTACGCCATCACCGTCGAGCGCAAGCTGCGCCACCCCGCCGTCGTCGCCATCGCCGAGGCCGCCCGCTCCAGCCTCTTCGGCACTTGA
- a CDS encoding type II toxin-antitoxin system HipA family toxin codes for MTRPTDVQISDVWREAVRVGVITRTSHGSVFEYDGDFFTQYSAQTGGIAVHLPYSRRRTETYGANLHTYFAGLLPEGLRLRALVQKVKTSEDDLLSLLVASGADTVGDLSVIPRGETILEATSQAGPLKLDEVLFSELFAQSLSKTGDEKQEPIVPGVQEKVSASTISFPLKPAGRHSFILKLNPHDKPRLVENEDFFMRMAKACGLVTANTRLVHDRAGHSGLLVERFDRIWSKDEKRFRRIHQEDACQFLDRYPADKYRLSCSDIATGLQENCFAPIPELSRLLRLIAFSYLIANGDLHAKNVSILANGPAGGFRLSPVYDVLTTLPYGDQRMALKFEGRDDNLKRPHFIEFGMRFGVKEAATIQMLNELCNGAEPWIGRLAEIGFDPRKTEHLRRTIEKRRSELATS; via the coding sequence ATGACGCGCCCCACTGACGTCCAAATCTCCGACGTCTGGCGCGAGGCAGTTCGAGTGGGAGTGATTACCCGAACCTCACATGGGTCGGTCTTCGAATACGATGGCGATTTTTTTACTCAGTACTCGGCCCAAACTGGGGGAATCGCCGTTCATCTTCCTTACTCGCGACGCCGGACGGAAACTTACGGAGCCAACCTGCACACCTACTTCGCGGGCCTGCTTCCTGAAGGGCTGAGGCTTCGTGCATTGGTTCAGAAGGTGAAGACCTCCGAAGATGACCTGCTCAGTTTGCTTGTCGCATCGGGCGCTGACACGGTGGGGGATCTGTCCGTCATCCCGCGAGGGGAAACGATTCTGGAAGCCACCTCGCAAGCAGGGCCGCTGAAACTTGACGAGGTTCTGTTCTCCGAGCTCTTTGCGCAAAGCCTCTCCAAAACCGGGGATGAGAAACAGGAGCCCATTGTTCCGGGCGTGCAGGAGAAGGTTTCTGCCTCAACCATTTCATTCCCTCTTAAACCAGCGGGACGGCACTCTTTCATCCTGAAGCTGAATCCTCACGACAAGCCGCGACTTGTCGAAAATGAGGATTTCTTCATGCGGATGGCGAAGGCTTGTGGGCTTGTCACCGCCAACACTCGTCTGGTGCATGATCGAGCGGGTCATTCAGGGTTGCTTGTCGAGCGGTTCGACCGGATTTGGTCCAAGGATGAGAAGCGCTTCCGACGCATTCACCAAGAAGATGCATGCCAATTCCTTGATCGCTATCCCGCTGACAAGTACCGCCTTTCTTGCTCTGACATTGCCACAGGCTTGCAAGAGAATTGCTTTGCCCCCATTCCCGAGCTGTCCCGCCTCCTACGTCTGATTGCCTTTAGCTATCTCATCGCCAACGGAGACCTCCACGCAAAAAACGTGAGCATTCTCGCGAATGGGCCAGCAGGTGGATTCCGCCTTTCGCCTGTGTATGACGTACTCACCACGCTCCCTTATGGCGATCAACGAATGGCTCTGAAGTTCGAGGGACGCGACGACAATTTGAAGCGCCCACATTTCATTGAGTTCGGAATGCGCTTTGGGGTGAAGGAGGCTGCAACCATCCAAATGCTGAATGAACTCTGTAATGGCGCGGAGCCATGGATTGGGAGGCTTGCCGAGATCGGCTTTGACCCGCGCAAGACGGAACACCTGCGCCGGACCATCGAGAAACGTCGCAGCGAACTCGCTACAAGCTGA
- a CDS encoding helix-turn-helix domain-containing protein, protein MKGIPENRTSMRLDEHSASQASGLLALAQAVRKQRRALGLTQQELSVLAGCGTVFIYDLESGKKPTLRLNKLLDVLEVLGLQLVLSPGKQRFSVSERLR, encoded by the coding sequence ATGAAGGGTATCCCTGAAAATCGGACATCCATGCGGTTGGATGAGCACAGCGCCTCCCAGGCTTCTGGGTTGCTGGCCTTAGCGCAGGCTGTTCGCAAGCAGCGCAGAGCCCTTGGCCTGACTCAACAGGAGTTAAGCGTGCTTGCTGGTTGTGGGACCGTCTTCATCTACGATCTGGAAAGCGGCAAGAAGCCCACATTGCGGCTCAATAAACTCCTCGACGTATTAGAAGTATTGGGACTACAGCTGGTCTTGTCTCCCGGCAAACAACGCTTCAGTGTGAGTGAGCGCTTGCGATGA
- a CDS encoding DEAD/DEAH box helicase — MLQEAAGPRTFKRGGLCLAQRRVVSYEAAGEELHGKVLNRHGKPQEVILSTDADGLSCECECAAFWSHGICKHIVALGLAFLSSRQPPGEAAAEPPAKPGRPRTPKAIEAWLEAHQVTHARRESVSGVLPLLPSNFRGPQWLLELGHLPITAVLDGTLDLSRRAQGSLQQALLVEAAWKWLDLEARRVRLGLEHEREQAGVPPPPLTDARLEPWRHVLAQERARVRAQAVPRLLSNPSTVTFHERPLRLYVEEPRRVPEASWSSMGFVPKMRVSVDPRALLEGRAGLTCWCMPDQAAACCVHALSALDALLGSLSDPEAAARNTRLAELLFVEPARQLLGAIEKVSAEPSFETAGQTHRIAFRLEGLKLGEPRLQPYLQRRLKKGGFSSGTAVKWADAPEVRAALSSPEEGEALELCGVLSRLPRFTEGYALLLRAIRLLAPGEHLFLPPRLDAPLLVREAPLGFTFAEAEEGFSVHPAIEGTVINAQELLPPPAGHEGQWPWMLAEPLVPRLTLVSIPPGAQGLLATLREYGTRLPAQARPELLRHLSRFEAAFPVSLPESLEARAVPPTSGFLLRLAAGKEEQLEGKLLVRPLPEAPPWPPGEGPPVLRGLRAGERVMTHRDLEAEHAEARALRERLGLPVDAAAPGFVLEGSEAALDFLERLEPLTGPSLRLEWAHAPWKVSNAPDAEGLKVEVRKKRHWFGLEGSVNVEGLAVELAPLLEAVLNHRRFVPLGKGRFLRLSQALRDRLAPLADLAHPTREGLEVSAAAAPVLDALAEAGVEVHAPPDWRKLATRVRRAQEMEFPVPPALKAELRDYQREGFTWMARLAEWGGGGCLADDMGLGKTLQTLTLLLHRAKEGPALVVAPTSVCFNWAREAERFAPSLRVKSYRDADRERLLTGLKAGDVLLVSYGLLVRDAERFAAVSFATLVVDEAQAAKNPDSARAQALQALQADARIALSGTPVENRLSELWSLFRIVFPGLLGGREVFRKRFAAPIEREGNREARAALSRIIRPFLLRRTKAEVARELPPRIETVVPIVLSEGERQLYEAARVAALLQLESRTEKDKRFMVLAALTRLRLLACHPKLWDEDSPLSSSKLERMVERVEELRAEGGRALIFSQFVRLLEFAREALEARGITYKYLDGQTPESERQAQVEAFQRGEGDVFLISLKAGGTGLNLTAADHVLHLDPWWNPAVEDQATDRAYRIGQTRPVTVSRLVSEGTIEEAILALHAEKRELALSLLSEADGAAALSPEQLMDLLRFTPGA, encoded by the coding sequence ATGCTGCAAGAGGCCGCGGGGCCCCGCACGTTCAAGCGCGGGGGGCTCTGCCTCGCCCAGCGGCGCGTTGTCTCGTACGAGGCCGCCGGGGAGGAACTGCACGGCAAGGTCTTGAACCGGCACGGCAAGCCGCAGGAGGTGATCCTCTCCACCGATGCGGATGGCCTCTCCTGCGAGTGTGAATGCGCGGCGTTCTGGAGCCACGGCATCTGCAAGCACATCGTGGCGCTGGGGCTCGCCTTCCTGTCGTCCCGGCAGCCTCCGGGAGAAGCCGCCGCGGAGCCTCCCGCGAAGCCCGGGCGGCCTCGCACCCCCAAGGCCATCGAGGCCTGGCTGGAGGCCCATCAGGTCACCCACGCCCGCCGCGAGTCCGTGTCTGGGGTGTTGCCCCTGCTCCCCTCGAACTTTCGCGGCCCACAGTGGCTCTTGGAACTGGGGCACCTGCCCATCACGGCGGTTCTGGATGGCACGTTGGACTTGAGCCGCCGCGCTCAGGGGAGCCTGCAGCAGGCGCTCCTGGTGGAGGCCGCCTGGAAGTGGCTGGACCTGGAAGCCCGCCGCGTCCGCCTGGGCCTGGAGCATGAGCGGGAGCAGGCCGGTGTGCCTCCTCCGCCCCTCACGGATGCGCGGCTGGAGCCGTGGCGGCACGTCCTGGCGCAGGAGCGGGCGCGCGTGCGCGCACAGGCCGTTCCGCGGCTTCTATCGAATCCTTCCACCGTGACTTTTCATGAGCGGCCCCTCCGGCTCTATGTGGAAGAGCCTCGCCGCGTCCCAGAGGCTTCCTGGAGTTCGATGGGGTTTGTCCCCAAGATGCGTGTCTCCGTGGATCCGCGCGCCCTGCTCGAAGGCCGGGCGGGCCTCACATGCTGGTGCATGCCGGATCAGGCGGCGGCGTGCTGTGTCCATGCCCTCTCGGCGCTGGACGCCTTGCTGGGCTCGCTCTCGGATCCGGAAGCGGCGGCGCGCAACACGCGGCTGGCGGAGCTGCTCTTCGTCGAGCCGGCACGCCAGCTCCTGGGGGCCATCGAGAAGGTCTCCGCGGAGCCTTCCTTCGAAACGGCCGGGCAGACCCATCGCATCGCCTTCCGGCTGGAAGGGCTCAAGCTGGGCGAGCCCCGATTGCAGCCCTACCTCCAGCGCCGCCTCAAGAAGGGCGGCTTCTCCTCAGGGACCGCCGTGAAGTGGGCGGATGCGCCCGAGGTGCGCGCGGCCCTCTCCTCTCCCGAGGAGGGGGAAGCCCTGGAGTTGTGCGGTGTGCTCTCCCGGCTGCCCCGCTTCACCGAAGGGTATGCGCTCTTGCTGCGAGCGATCCGGTTGCTGGCCCCCGGCGAGCATCTGTTCCTTCCGCCCCGGCTCGATGCGCCCTTGCTGGTTCGCGAGGCCCCCCTGGGCTTCACCTTCGCGGAGGCCGAAGAGGGGTTCTCCGTTCACCCCGCCATCGAGGGCACCGTCATCAACGCCCAGGAGCTGTTGCCGCCGCCCGCAGGCCATGAGGGCCAGTGGCCCTGGATGCTGGCCGAGCCCCTCGTGCCGCGCCTCACCCTGGTGTCCATTCCGCCCGGCGCGCAGGGCCTGCTCGCCACGCTGCGGGAGTATGGCACCCGGCTTCCCGCCCAGGCGCGGCCGGAGCTCTTGCGTCACCTCTCCCGGTTCGAGGCCGCCTTCCCCGTGAGCCTCCCCGAGTCCCTGGAGGCCCGTGCCGTGCCGCCCACGTCCGGATTCCTGCTGCGGCTCGCGGCCGGGAAAGAGGAGCAGTTGGAGGGCAAGCTCCTCGTGCGGCCCTTGCCCGAGGCGCCCCCGTGGCCTCCCGGAGAAGGCCCCCCGGTGCTCCGGGGGCTGCGGGCTGGGGAGCGGGTGATGACTCACCGAGACCTGGAGGCGGAGCACGCGGAGGCCCGGGCGCTGCGGGAGCGTCTCGGGCTTCCGGTGGACGCGGCTGCCCCCGGGTTCGTGCTGGAGGGCTCGGAGGCGGCGCTGGACTTCCTGGAGCGCCTGGAGCCGCTCACGGGCCCCTCGCTCCGGCTCGAGTGGGCACACGCCCCCTGGAAGGTGTCGAACGCCCCGGATGCCGAGGGGCTGAAGGTCGAGGTGCGGAAGAAGCGTCATTGGTTTGGGTTGGAGGGCTCCGTGAACGTGGAGGGGCTGGCGGTGGAGCTGGCGCCGTTGCTGGAGGCCGTGCTGAACCACCGGCGCTTCGTGCCCTTGGGCAAGGGGCGCTTCCTGCGGCTCTCCCAGGCCTTGCGCGACCGGCTGGCCCCCCTGGCGGATCTCGCTCACCCCACCCGCGAGGGCCTGGAGGTCAGCGCGGCCGCCGCGCCCGTGCTGGACGCTCTGGCCGAGGCAGGGGTGGAGGTGCACGCGCCCCCCGACTGGCGCAAGCTCGCCACCCGGGTTCGCAGGGCCCAGGAGATGGAGTTCCCCGTTCCCCCGGCCTTGAAGGCGGAGCTGCGGGACTACCAGCGCGAGGGCTTCACGTGGATGGCGCGGCTCGCGGAGTGGGGCGGGGGCGGGTGCCTCGCCGACGACATGGGGCTCGGAAAGACCCTGCAGACGCTCACCCTGCTGTTGCACCGCGCGAAGGAGGGCCCGGCGCTGGTGGTGGCCCCCACGTCGGTCTGTTTCAACTGGGCCCGGGAGGCGGAGCGCTTCGCCCCCTCCCTGCGGGTGAAGTCCTACCGGGATGCGGACCGCGAGCGGCTGCTCACGGGCCTGAAGGCGGGGGACGTGTTGCTTGTCAGCTATGGGCTGCTCGTGCGCGACGCGGAGCGCTTCGCCGCGGTGTCCTTCGCCACCCTCGTGGTGGACGAGGCCCAGGCCGCCAAGAATCCGGACTCCGCCCGGGCGCAGGCGCTCCAGGCGCTCCAGGCGGACGCGAGGATCGCGCTCTCCGGCACGCCCGTGGAGAACCGGCTCTCGGAGCTGTGGAGCCTGTTCCGCATCGTCTTTCCCGGGCTCCTCGGCGGCCGGGAGGTGTTCCGCAAGCGCTTCGCGGCGCCCATCGAGCGGGAGGGAAACCGGGAGGCCCGGGCCGCGCTCTCGCGCATCATCCGCCCCTTCCTGCTGCGCCGCACCAAGGCGGAGGTGGCGCGCGAGCTGCCCCCCCGCATCGAGACCGTGGTGCCCATCGTCCTGTCCGAGGGGGAGCGCCAGCTCTACGAGGCCGCCCGCGTGGCGGCACTCCTGCAACTGGAGTCCCGCACGGAGAAGGACAAGCGCTTCATGGTGTTGGCGGCGCTCACCCGGCTGCGGCTGCTCGCGTGCCACCCGAAGCTCTGGGATGAGGACTCGCCGCTGTCCTCCTCGAAGCTGGAGCGCATGGTGGAGCGCGTGGAGGAACTGCGCGCCGAGGGCGGCCGGGCGCTCATCTTCAGCCAGTTCGTCCGGCTCCTGGAGTTCGCCCGCGAGGCGCTGGAGGCCCGGGGCATCACGTACAAATACCTGGATGGACAGACGCCCGAATCCGAGCGCCAGGCGCAGGTGGAGGCGTTCCAGCGCGGCGAGGGGGATGTCTTCCTCATCTCGCTCAAGGCGGGGGGGACGGGGCTGAACCTCACCGCGGCCGACCATGTCCTCCACCTGGACCCCTGGTGGAACCCCGCCGTGGAGGACCAGGCCACGGACCGGGCGTACCGCATCGGGCAGACGCGGCCGGTGACGGTGTCGCGGCTGGTGTCCGAGGGCACCATCGAGGAGGCCATCCTCGCGCTGCACGCGGAGAAGCGGGAGCTGGCCCTGAGCCTGCTGTCTGAGGCGGATGGGGCCGCCGCGCTCAGCCCGGAGCAGCTCATGGACCTGCTGCGCTTCACGCCCGGCGCCTGA
- a CDS encoding M16 family metallopeptidase, with protein sequence MWAQKWLGVGAAVLLAGTAGAQPRKGKAEAARPGAEVEARTLKNGLKVIVWPDPDLPTVALFNWFRVGSRNEHPGITGLSHFFEHMMFNGAKKYGPGEFDRVMEAAGGSNNAYTSEDVTVYQDWFPRTALETIFDLEADRLAHLAFDPKVIESERGVVYSERRSSVDNDHTGSLAEQVQATAFVAHPYQFPVIGWPSDIESWRMEDLRRYFQTYYAPNNATLVAVGAVTPAEVFALAEKFLGPLPSQPAPEPVRTKEPEQQGERRVTVRRMAQAPLLQMAWHGLAAADPDAPALEMLVSLLTEGDSSRLHRKLVEEEQVALHVASHFGPSVDPSLVWILVDLPPGGDVARVEALLDAELAKLVQQGVTEAELRKAKNKTVADFWRGLETNSSRAQLLGSYEVFQGDWRKLFEAPARYEQVTREQVRKLAARLFVRDHRTVGVLVPTGGTAEQAGSEQQGATP encoded by the coding sequence ATGTGGGCTCAGAAGTGGCTTGGGGTGGGCGCGGCGGTGCTCCTGGCCGGAACGGCCGGAGCGCAGCCCCGGAAGGGCAAGGCGGAAGCGGCCCGGCCGGGCGCCGAAGTCGAGGCGCGGACGTTGAAGAACGGGCTGAAGGTCATCGTCTGGCCGGATCCGGACCTGCCCACGGTGGCGCTCTTCAACTGGTTCCGGGTGGGCAGCCGCAACGAGCACCCCGGCATCACCGGCCTGTCCCACTTCTTCGAGCACATGATGTTCAACGGCGCGAAGAAGTACGGGCCCGGTGAGTTCGACCGCGTCATGGAGGCCGCGGGCGGCAGCAACAACGCCTACACCTCCGAGGACGTCACCGTGTACCAGGACTGGTTTCCCCGCACCGCGCTGGAGACCATCTTCGACTTGGAGGCGGACCGGCTGGCCCATCTCGCCTTCGACCCCAAGGTCATCGAGAGCGAGCGAGGCGTCGTCTACTCGGAGCGGCGCTCGTCGGTGGACAACGACCACACGGGCTCGCTGGCGGAGCAGGTGCAGGCCACCGCCTTCGTGGCGCACCCGTACCAGTTCCCCGTCATCGGCTGGCCCTCGGACATCGAGTCCTGGCGGATGGAGGACCTGCGGCGCTACTTCCAGACGTACTACGCCCCCAACAACGCCACGCTCGTGGCGGTGGGCGCCGTCACCCCGGCGGAGGTCTTCGCCCTGGCGGAGAAGTTCCTCGGGCCCCTCCCCTCGCAGCCCGCGCCCGAGCCGGTGCGCACGAAGGAGCCCGAGCAGCAGGGCGAGCGGCGCGTGACGGTGCGCCGGATGGCCCAGGCCCCGCTGCTCCAGATGGCCTGGCACGGGCTGGCCGCGGCGGATCCGGATGCGCCCGCCCTGGAGATGCTGGTGAGCCTGCTCACGGAAGGGGACTCCTCGCGGCTCCACCGCAAGCTGGTGGAGGAGGAGCAGGTGGCGCTCCACGTGGCGAGCCACTTCGGCCCCTCGGTGGATCCGTCGCTCGTCTGGATCCTGGTGGACCTGCCGCCGGGCGGGGACGTGGCGCGCGTGGAGGCGCTGCTGGACGCGGAGCTGGCGAAGCTCGTCCAGCAGGGCGTCACCGAGGCGGAGCTGCGCAAGGCGAAGAACAAGACCGTCGCGGACTTCTGGCGGGGCCTGGAGACCAACAGCTCGCGGGCCCAGCTCCTGGGCAGCTACGAGGTGTTCCAGGGCGACTGGCGCAAGCTCTTCGAGGCGCCCGCCCGCTACGAGCAGGTGACGCGCGAGCAGGTGCGCAAGCTGGCCGCGCGCCTCTTCGTCCGGGACCACCGCACGGTGGGGGTGCTCGTGCCCACGGGCGGCACGGCGGAGCAGGCGGGTTCAGAGCAGCAGGGGGCAACACCATGA